From Coffea arabica cultivar ET-39 chromosome 2e, Coffea Arabica ET-39 HiFi, whole genome shotgun sequence, the proteins below share one genomic window:
- the LOC113732749 gene encoding uncharacterized protein, translating to MKQRELDSAQKSKECCSNKPASINPTPSSERTKKRRKSEDKGAYENDSEQHAVIDLVGSDSGDSGRSGSGCDLNESHSVSESDSAYSGSACDLGEAGLGLANSNSDSYSASCDSSGFENSSPIYHSNKLFNDFRRTYTLSSFRVGQIWACSYHSSNDKIQKLYARILKVRDPIVRVAWLQPVAHYPRAMPYKRSKSVKLPATKQGWKEWIDAGLPAGCGGFMCGEEEALSLSRCNFSHQVCYKETVTSWHLVSPYLIHPQEGETWALYKDWNTNCRASEPDNHLRCQYEIVEIVQRNSFDTRVAYLDKLEGYASLYHRRSHDKEDIFVIHDEEFFRFSHKVLSFRMSSYKREGVPEGCFELDPKSLPAVF from the coding sequence ATGAAACAGAGAGAGCTTGACTCTGCTCAGAAAAGCAAGGAATGTTGTTCTAATAAACCGGCTTCAATAAATCCAACACCATCCTCGGAAAggacaaagaaaagaagaaaaagtgaaGACAAGGGCGCATATGAGAATGACTCTGAACAACATGCTGTCATTGATCTGGTTGGATCAGACTCTGGTGATTCAGGTCGTTCAGGTTCGGGATGTGATCTAAATGAGTCCCATTCAGTGTCAGAATCCGATTCAGCTTATTCGGGTTCAGCATGTGATCTCGGTGAGGCAGGTTTAGGCTTGGCCAATTCAAACTCAGATTCGTACTCAGCTTCTTGTGATTCTTCAGGTTTTGAAAACTCAAGTCCTATTTATCATTCAAACAAATTGTTTAATGACTTCAGAAGAACATACACCTTAAGCAGCTTTCGTGTTGGTCAAATTTGGGCTTGTTCTTATCATAGTAGTAATGATAAGATACAAAAATTATATGCAAGGATCCTGAAGGTGCGTGATCCTATTGTTCGTGTTGCATGGCTCCAGCCTGTGGCACATTATCCACGTGCAATGCCGTATAAGAGGTCCAAAAGTGTGAAGTTACCTGCTACAAAGCAGGGTTGGAAGGAGTGGATAGATGCTGGCTTACCAGCTGGTTGTGGTGGATTTATGTGTGGTGAAGAAGAGGCCTTGTCATTATCTCGTTGTAACTTTTCGCATCAAGTTTGCTACAAAGAGACTGTTACTTCTTGGCATCTTGTTAGTCCTTACTTAATTCATCCTCAAGAGGGAGAGACTTGGGCCCTCTATAAGGATTGGAATACTAATTGCAGGGCTTCTGAACCTGATAATCATTTACGCTGCCAGTATGAGATAGTTGAGATTGTCCAGAGAAATTCTTTTGACACTAGAGTTGCTTACTTGGATAAATTGGAAGGATATGCAAGTTTATATCACAGAAGAAGCCATGATAAGGAGGATATTTTTGTGATACACGATGAAGAATTCTTTAGGTTCTCCCACAAAGTACTTTCTTTTAGGATGAGCAGCTATAAAAGGGAAGGTGTACCAGAGGGATGTTTTGAACTTGATCCCAAGTCGCTGCCTGCAGTTTTTTGA